TTCCTGCTGACCCTCCTGGTCGCCCTACCGGGCGAAGCGCAGAGTCGATACCGTGCCGAGCCCGATCCGCAATCGCCGGCGGGCATACCTTACCAGCGTTACTTCACGCGAGACACATACAACCGGCGGATTACATTCTACGTTTCCGGTAATCCGCGTGAGCGGCTGCCGCTGGTTACAGTCGTCCTCGGTTCGGGGGCCTTCTCGAACTTCCGGCGCGAGGGTGAGCGCATCGTGGATGCGCACGGAACGGTGCGGCAAGCGTTTGCGGGGAAGGCGCACATTGTGGCGGTGGAAAAGCCCGGCGTCGAATTTCTGGAGCAGCCCGGTCATGGGAGAGTGGAGGAAATTCGCGGCTCCCTCGAATTTCAGGCGGAAAGCGCGTTGCCCCGGTGGGTGGAGGCGGTCTCCGCCGCGCTGCGAGCGGCGCGCACGTTGCCGCAAGTGAATACGAAGCAGACGCTTATTATCGGACATTCGGAGGGCGCGCTGGTGGCCGCGCTGGTGGCTTCGGAGAACTCCTTTGTGACGCACGCGGCCTCGCTGGCGGGACCGGGTCCGACGATGCTCTTCGAGTTGACGCGCAAGGCCCGCGAGGGGCGGCTCTATCCCGACTTGCAGAATAATCCGCGGCAGCAGGTGGCGCAACTTGATGCCGACATCGCCGCTGTTCGCCGTGATCCATCGAGTACCACGAAGCAGGCCGCGGGCCACTCGCATATCTATTGGTCCAGCCGCTGGCCCCATTCCACCATGCGCATTTTTTCGCGCAGCCGGGCGCGAATCTTTCTGGCGCACGGAACGGCCGACCGGAATATTTCCTTCGTGAACTTTGAGCTAATGTCCGAGATGTTGCGCGAGCACAAACGAGACGTTACCAGCATGCGCGTGGAAGGCGCGGATCACGGCTTCCGCATCGCCGGGCCACCATCGCGCGATGCCTGGGGAGACGTGATCAACAACTTGAAAAACTGGTTCCTGCCATAACCCGCAGCGGGAGTGTTTTAATCAGAGCCCCGACCGCCAGGGAGGGGGCACGGTTGCCGGTTACCACAGACCGTTGCACGTGCCCCCTCCCTGGCGGTTGGGGCTCTGATTCGCTGACTGCAACGCTAGCCTAATGCACACTGAAGTCGATGTCGCCGTCGGGGCCTGGCATCGGCATTGGTGGAGGCGGTGGCGGCGGGGCCGTGAGCGCGGGCTTGGCCGCATGATGCACGTCGTGGCCTTTCTTGGTCTGCGGCGGCGCGACGCCATAGGCGCGTGCCAGCACCTCGATGGGATGGATGGGCTTCTTGCCGGTGGCCTGCTCCACCTGAATCGCGGAGAGAGGGCAGTCCGTGGTGGTGCAGCAATCCTCCGTCTTCATGAACTTGAATAGCGGCTTGCCCACCGTCATGGACATCTCGAAGTATTCTTTCTTAACGCTCCAGCTTCCATCGTGGCCCGAGCAGGCCTGCATGCGCTTGACCTCGGCGCCGGGGATGATGGCCATCAACTCCTGACCTTTGAATCCCATGTTCTGCGCCTTCAGATGGCAGGGCTGGTGGTAGCGAATCTTCCCGGCTTGCTTCAGACCCTCCTCGGTGAACTCGGCAGCGAGCTTGCCCTCGGCGTGCAGACCGACAAGATACTCGGATAAGTCCATGGTGTTGGCGGCCACGAGTCGCGAGTCTTCGGTGGGAACCAGGTTGGGATAATCGAGCTTCATTGTGTAGCTGCAACTGGCGCTGGGTACGACAATTTTGTAGCCCTTCTTTACCAGCGGAGCGAGCCGGGCGACGTTGGCCTCCGCTTTCGCCACGGCCTGCTCAGTCATGCCGCTATCGAGGAAGGGAAGTCCGCAGCACTCTTGAGCCGGCACGGCGCACTCGATGCCGTTATTTTCCATCACGGCCACGGCGGCCCTGCCGATCTGCGGCTCGTTATAGTTAATCAGGCAGGTGTAGAACAGCGCGGCCTTCGGAGCGTCAGGAGCAGTCGGCGGCGCATTGTGTTTGCCCGACCAGGTCTCGAATGTCTGCGCGTGGAAGGTGGGCAGGATGCGGTCCTTGTGGATGCCGAAATGCTTCTCCATCAACTCGCGCAGCTTGGGGTTCTGATTCACCCAGTTGACGACGGGCGCGGCCAGGCTGGAGAGCTTTCCCACCAGATCAATATCGCCCAACATGCGATCCCGCATGGTGAAGCCCGTTTCTTTCTTGTCCACGATATGCGCGCGCATGATCATGCGCGGATAGTCGATATCCCACTCGTGATTCGGGACGTAAGGGCAAACGACGTAGCAAAGCTTGCACTGGTAGCACTCGTCCACCACCTGCTTGATCTGCGGCTCGCTCAGCGTGTAAACGTCGCCGGCGTTCTCGTCGGTGTACTGGAACAGATGCACAAAAGATGGGCAGTAGGTGTCGCAGACGCGGCAGCCGTGGCAGACGTCGAAGACGCGCAGCAGTTCTTTGCGCGTTACCTCCGGGTCCCAGAATTCCTTGGATCGAATGTCGAAGTTCATGTGCGTTGAACCCTGTTCCGCGCACCTCGCTCAGGCGGGCACGCACGGTGATGGCATTGTCAGTGGAAACAACTCCAAAGCTTGTCATCTTACCGTGTTCTGCAATCGCAGAGCAATTGTTCCCTGTAGAAAATATATTGCAACACCCCGCCATGTATGAGTAGAATCTTCAAATTGCAGTTGCCGGACGTCTGTCCGTGGTCTTGGTGCAAAATCGCGCGCGAATGGAAGCAGGGTAGTAATTCATGGACATCATCGCAGAGAAGATTAAGACAGCGGACGGGGCGGAGGGCTATCTGGCCCGCCCAAAGGATGGTTCTGCCCCGGGGTTATTAATTCACTTTGAAATATTCGGCGTGAACGATCACATTCAGGATGTCTGCCGGCGTTTCGCGGCGGAGGGCTATGCGGCATTTGCTCCCGATTACTATTGGCGTGAGCAGACCCGCACGATCCCTTACGCGGAAGTTAAGACAGCCTTTGGAATGGCCAACAAGCTGAAGGACAGCGAGATCATCTCCGATGCCGCGAGCTGCATTCGGCACCTGCGGGCGCAGCCGTTCGTCAAGACGGGTGGGATGGGCACGGTGGGCTTCTGCATGGGTGGGCGCATCTCCATTCTGGTTGCGACCCAGCTTCCTGCGGAAATTGGCGCGGCGGTCAGCTTCTATGGGGGCGGGTTGGCGGGAGAGCCGCGCTTTGCGGGTCTGACGATGAATACAATGGACGAAGCGCCCAAGCTGAAAGCGCCCGTGCTGTTATTCTACGGCGCGCTCGACAAGATGATCACGCACGACCTCGTTGACCGTTTCACCGGACGGCTCAAGGAACTGGCGAAGGGTCATCATAGTTTCGTGTATCCAGGAGCGGATCACGGTTTCTTCTGCAACGAGAGGCCGACTTACAATGCGCATGCCGCTGCCGATGCCTGGCAGAAGAGTCTCGATTTTCTGAAGGCGAATCTGTAGAGTTGGCTCGGATTGCGGAAAGCCATCAACCGAAGTAGCCCCAGCTCCACAGCAGGAGTCCGCCAACGACGCCTGCTCCGATGTCATCGGCGACCACGCCCCATGCGCCCGGCAATTTGTCCAGACTGCGAATGAAGAGCGGCTTGGAGATGTCGAAGATGCGGAACAGGATGAAGCCCGCGACCAGATGCGTCCAGTTCCACGCAGCCGCCGGGGGCCAGAACGCCAACGCCAACAGAGTAACGGACTGCCCGGCGATCTCGTCGATGACGATAACTTGAGGATCGTTGCTGGAGAAGTGCGGCAGGGCCCGCGCCGTGATCCACACCGATAGCAGAGTAAGCACGACAACTGCCAATACCAAAGCCCAAGCCAACCAGATTCTGCCCAGGCCCAGGCTGCGCGTCCCGGTCTCCAAAGCGAGAAAGACGATCACCCCTTCGACTGACCCATAGGTGCCCGGCATCTTGGGCAGATAGCCTGCGCCCAACCCGGTGGCCAGCCATACGGCCCAACGACTGGAGGATGCTGCGGTAGGGGATGGCATATGGGTTCAATTAAGGCGGGATTACCAAGGTACGGCGAAGGCACGGATCGAGCACGGCCAGAACACGGCCAGAGCACGGAATGTGAAGCGGCCCTGGAGCAACTACGAGCGGACGTCATGAAGATTCGCGCAGGGAAGCATCGCTTCCTCTACCCCGCGCGAATCAGTGGCCTGAACTATTGCATCACCTCGTAAACCAGAGGCCGCGTGTCTGGAGCGGTGGTCGAGATGCGGAAAGCGTCTTCCACGGTAGCGGTGGCTTCTTCAAGATTGGAGTCATCGTTGTAGTAGATGGTGCAGAGACGGTCACCAGCGTTGATGCGGTCACCCACCTTATGCTCGAGTACGATGCCTACCGCCGCATCGAGCGCCTCGTCGGATACACCGGTCTTCCGCCCGATGAGTGCTACAGCGCGGCCGATATCGTCCGCTGAGATGCGCGAAACAAATCCAGCGCGTGGCGAGGAGATCACGTGCTCCGCCGAGGCGTTTGGCAGCAACTCAAAGCTGTCGATCACCTGCGGATTGCCGCCCTGAGCCTCAATGAGTTCACGGAACTTCTGCAGACCCTTGCCGTCATTGAGCAACTGGAATATCTCTTCCTTGGCGCTGTCAAGGCTCCGATCCGGATGTGCGAGGCAGACCATGCGCGAAGCGATTTCCAGAGAGATCTGTACTAGATCATCGGGGCCATTTCCGCGCAGGGTTTCGATGGCCTCCATCACTTCCAGCGCGTGGCCCACTGCGTATCCCAGGGGCTGATCCATCTCTGTGATCAGAGCCACCACCTTGCGTCCCATCCGCTTGCCAACGGTGACCATGATCTGCGCCAGACGCCGCGCGTCGGTCATTTTCTTGGTCAGCGCGCCGGAGCCCACCTTCACATCCAGCACCAGTCCATCCGTGCCTTCCGCCAGCTTGCGGGCGAGGATAGAGCCGGCAATCATGGGGATGCACTCGGACGATCCCGAGCCATTGCGCAGTGCGTAGAGCTTCTTGTCGGCGGGAAGTAAGCCCTCTACGGGAGCCATCATCGCGATGTTTACCTTGCGCAGCGCCGCTTTAAACTCCACTGCAGTAAGGCTTGTCTTGAATCCTGCGATGGACTCCATCTTGTCGAGCGTTCCGCCCGTGTGGGCCAAACCACGTCCAATGATCATCGGAACGGAGATGCCTGCCGCCGCCACCAATGGGCCGACTATCAAGCTGACTTTGTCGCCCACGCCACCCGTGGAGTGCTTGCTGATCTTCACGCCAGGGATATCGCTCAAGTCCATCGGAACAGCCAGCTTGAGCAGCTCATTCGACCACTCGTATTGCTCCTGGTCCGACAATCCATTGAAATAGATGGCCATTAGCAGGGCCGAGGCCTGGAAATCGGGCACCTCGCCCTTGACGATCCCTTGCAGGAAAAATCCGATCTCTTCAGGCGATAGCTCTCCGCCATCGCGCTTCTGAGTAATAATTTCCGTCATTCTCATGAGGTTAAGCTTTTCTCCAAGTATCAGTTTCCCGGAACATCGGGTGTCTTCCTTTTGGACCTGACTGTTGGCCCTAGCTGTTGGACCTGGCCGCAATCTGTGGGCCAATTAACCGCGCCATTGCATATGAAGAAGCACTTCCCACTCAGTCACCGCCAAGGCTAAAGCGGGGCGCCGATGGTCACTTTTGCAATCACAAGAAACTTGGCCAGACTAACATCCACGGAGCCCTGTTGCCAAGCAAAATCTGAATGGCCACGGTGGTACGGCCGAACATTCTTGGAAAACGAACCCTGCTATTGCTTTATTTAGCACATCCGGTTAGAATGGATCTTTCCAAAAGGATGGTTGCAGGTTGAGGCCGACGGTTCTTTCTCTCTCGCCGTTTGACGGGCAAGCGCGATGTTGCCAGTCAGTCTAGGCCTCTAGAAAAGTCCTGTGATGGTTTCCCAATCCACCACGGATTGTCTCATTTTTGTTTTGTGGCAAGGCGCGTGTAGGCGAACTAACTGAAAACGACCAAGGGATGGGCAGTATCCTCTGCCGTCCAGCGGTACTTAGGAAATCGCCCTAGAATGCTCTGTAACCACAGGAATTCTCACTCCGCGACGGCACGATCCTGGCGAACCTGCCGGGTCGCCTCTTCCGCCCTCCTGTCACTATTCCCAGAGACTTTCCAGCGCCATAGTCATCAGCTAAAACATCGCAATACGCCGTTATCCATGCGGGTCGCGGCGCTACTCCAATCAGGACTTGGCTGGCTAGCAGCGCAGCCGAATCGAGGATAATTCTTATGTCGTTCTACGCCTACGGACTCCTCCGCCTTCCCCCCGACGAAGCGCTTCCGCAGATCAAAGGCATCGACGAAACACTGGTCTTTCCGTTCCGCTGTGAGAAGTACGGCATGCTTGTCAGCCGCCTCAATAGGGATTTCCGCTTCACGCCGCACTCCATCGCTGAGCACTGGCAGGTCATCGCCCGAGCCTTCGAGTCGCATACCGTTCTGCCGATGCGCTTCGGCACCTTCTTCAGCAACGAGATGCAGATCATGGAGCTGATTCGCCAGAACCGTCAGGAGCTGGTGGAGTCCTTCTGCCGTCTGCGCGGCAAGGCCGAGATGCGCATGAAAGTACTGATTGGCGCACCTGCCGCCGCGCCTGCCGGCAAGTCATCCGCGGCCAGCCGCAAGCCGCCGCGCCGCGCCGCGCGAGCCAGTGGCGCCGCTGGTATCGCCACTTTGATTGCCCCACTGGCCCCCGTCGAGCCCGTCGAGATTGACCCGCGCAGCCTGGAGATGGCCAGTCAGGCCGCCGCGCATCTGCAGGCGGCGCTCAAGCCGCTGGAGCATCACATCATCAGCCATCGCATGGAAGGCCCGCAATGCCAGGTCGAGTTGGTGCACTTGATCGAGTTGACCAACGCCCCGGCTTATCAGAAGTTCAGTCAGGCACTGCTCCAGTCCGGCCAGAACGTGGACCTGCGCCTGAGCGGTCCGTGGCCGCCGTGCCACTTCATGCCCTCGACGATCAAGCCGCCCAAGGCCAGTCTGTCGATGTCGCGCCCGAGCCTGCGCACGGTCCCTCGTTCGATGGTCCGCGCTCTGGCCCGCTAGACATTGTGAACCGAGCCGCGACCGAAAGGGAGCGGGCACGCTCGACGATTTTCAGTGTCCATTGAACGCGACTGCTCCCTTTCGGGAGCGGCTTGGTTCACACCCCAAATCATCCCAATTTGCGGTTCTGCACAAAGTGCACACTTTCACGGTTTTCACCACTCTGACCACAAACTGCCCTGACCAAAACAGGCAAGAAAAAAAGCCACCTCGCCGCATGGCAGGATCGGTCTTTGCGGAATTTGCGGTTCTGACCAAATTTTCCAGCCGAATAATCTGTCAGATTCAACCGCCACGCGAGGAAAAGGGGACGTCGCAAGTGCGGTGATTTATTTTCCGTCACTGCTGCAATTTAGTTTTTCCAGGATCGACCGGCGCAGTATAACGTGGTCCGCATACCGCTCTTTCCGACTCACTCACAAAAATAATCACGCAGTTCAGGCTGGTTCCTTTTGCCCCCTTTTACCTGCACGGACGGTCAGGGACGAATGGGTGGCAGGACTTTACGTATAGCTATTATATAGCTATACTAACTTTGGTGAAATTTCGTGAAGCTCGAATCTGATCCTTCCGCGGTTGCATGGCTGGAGGACCTTGTCCCGGACCCCGAGGCGTTTGAGTGGGATCAGGGAAACGAAGCGAAGAATCTCAAACATGGATTGACTCAGGATGAAATTGAATCCGTGTTTTGGCAACTATATGTCTTTGCAGGACGAATTGTAGAACCAGCACACGCAGAATGGCGGGGATTGATTCTCGGCCAGTCGGCTCAGGGATGACGGGTCGCGCTGATATTCACTCGGCGAAGTGAGAAAGTTCGTGTAATCTCCTGCCGGTCCATGCGCCCCACAGAACGGAGGCTTTATGAAAGCTCGACGACCCAAGCGTGACGATCAAGTTCATGAGTTCAAAAAACGCGATCTAGGCAAGGATATCGAACGCAGCCGTTCCGCCGTGGTCATTCGCGCCCACAAAGGAAAGACGCCGCGCTCCTTGCCAACATCGATTCTTTTGGATTCGTCTCTCATCGGCAGGTTAAAGGTAAAAGCCGGGGATCGTGGCATCGGTTACCAGACCATGCTCAAAATCATCCTGCACGAGCACGTGGACGACTATTGAGTAAGTTCGTTCCGCCTCAAAAATCGCGTGGTTCAGGCCGTCCCCTTTCCCATGGAGCCAGCCTTGTTTGATCAACGACTGACACTCACTGCAATTCGTCCTTATTTGTTGAGTTGCGGCCTGTTGTTGATTCCCGTGAGCGTTTGGAACATCGCGCTTGCGGGGTACCTCCCCCCGTCTTTCGCTCCCGCCGAATTTTGGAGGGACATTCCAGTGCCGCTGGCATTGGCCGAGAATGGTTTGCGTCTTGCCGTCTTTGTTCTGCCGTTTCTAATGCCCCTCAACCTAGCAGCGCCGGGTCGCATCCGCAAGTTACTTGTCTTCGTTGCTGGCACCTTGCTCTAGTTCGCAAGCTGGCTCGCGCTAATCTTGTTTCCGACATCGGCGTGGTCATCCTCCGCGCTCGGCTTCGCGGCGCCCTCATATACGCCGTCGCTGTGGCTCTTTGGCATTGCGTTGCTCGGCCGCCGGTTGTTCTGGGGCGCATTCTATCGCTGGTGGATGTACGCTGCGCTAGCAATTGCTTTTCTCGCCGCCCATGTTTCGCACACCGCATTGGTATTTACTCGCACCCACTAGCAGCCCGTGGCAGAAACCACTCTGAAATAAAAGGGGACCGCCTGAACTGCGCGAATTAATTCTGGTTGCTGCTTCCATAGGGTTTTCCCTGCATCGACCGGCACGGCATACGCTCTCGGCTTACTGCTGCTCCCACTCACTGACAATGGTATAAATGGGTATGGATGGGGACAACCTTCCGCAATTCAATTCGCGTTGCTGCTCCCTTAGGGTTTTTCCTGATGGATGGGTATTCTGAAAATGAAGCGTCTCTTCATAACCGGCGGAACTGGCTACATGGGTCGCCCGCTCATCCCGGAGCTGCAGCGCATAGGATGGCACGTCCGCGCGTTGGTTCGCAGTGGCTCGGAGAATAAACTTCCGCAGGGTTGCGAGGCGATTATTGGCGACGCTCTGCATAGCAACTCGTACGCAAGTCAGGTTCGTCCGGCCGATACGTTTGTGCATCTGGTGGGAGTCTCTCACCCCAACCCTGCGAAGGCCGCGGAATTTCGGTCGGTCGATTTCACTGCGTTACAAGCCAGTGTTGCCGCTGCCGTGGAGTCTGGATGCAATCACTTTGTATACGTCAGCGTGGCGCAACCGGCCCCGGTCATGAAGGCTTATCTACAAGTTCGCGCCGAATGCGAGGAAGTGATTCGCGGCAGCGGACTCCATGCGACCATTCTGAGGCCGTGGTACGTGCTGGGTCCGAGCCATCGCTGGCCTTACCTGCTGCTGCCTATGTACTGGGTTCTGGAACGACTGCCGGCAACGAGGGAATCCGCCCACAGGCTGGGATTGATAACGCTGGATCAAATGATCCGCGCTCTCGTCGGCGCAGTGGAGAGACCTTGCTCGGGAATTCGAGTCCTCGGCGTGCCAGAATTGCGGCGGGCGTGA
The genomic region above belongs to Acidobacteriota bacterium and contains:
- a CDS encoding alpha/beta fold hydrolase; protein product: MLRAAITAFLLTLLVALPGEAQSRYRAEPDPQSPAGIPYQRYFTRDTYNRRITFYVSGNPRERLPLVTVVLGSGAFSNFRREGERIVDAHGTVRQAFAGKAHIVAVEKPGVEFLEQPGHGRVEEIRGSLEFQAESALPRWVEAVSAALRAARTLPQVNTKQTLIIGHSEGALVAALVASENSFVTHAASLAGPGPTMLFELTRKAREGRLYPDLQNNPRQQVAQLDADIAAVRRDPSSTTKQAAGHSHIYWSSRWPHSTMRIFSRSRARIFLAHGTADRNISFVNFELMSEMLREHKRDVTSMRVEGADHGFRIAGPPSRDAWGDVINNLKNWFLP
- a CDS encoding anaerobic glycerol-3-phosphate dehydrogenase subunit C, translating into MNFDIRSKEFWDPEVTRKELLRVFDVCHGCRVCDTYCPSFVHLFQYTDENAGDVYTLSEPQIKQVVDECYQCKLCYVVCPYVPNHEWDIDYPRMIMRAHIVDKKETGFTMRDRMLGDIDLVGKLSSLAAPVVNWVNQNPKLRELMEKHFGIHKDRILPTFHAQTFETWSGKHNAPPTAPDAPKAALFYTCLINYNEPQIGRAAVAVMENNGIECAVPAQECCGLPFLDSGMTEQAVAKAEANVARLAPLVKKGYKIVVPSASCSYTMKLDYPNLVPTEDSRLVAANTMDLSEYLVGLHAEGKLAAEFTEEGLKQAGKIRYHQPCHLKAQNMGFKGQELMAIIPGAEVKRMQACSGHDGSWSVKKEYFEMSMTVGKPLFKFMKTEDCCTTTDCPLSAIQVEQATGKKPIHPIEVLARAYGVAPPQTKKGHDVHHAAKPALTAPPPPPPPMPMPGPDGDIDFSVH
- a CDS encoding dienelactone hydrolase family protein, which codes for MDIIAEKIKTADGAEGYLARPKDGSAPGLLIHFEIFGVNDHIQDVCRRFAAEGYAAFAPDYYWREQTRTIPYAEVKTAFGMANKLKDSEIISDAASCIRHLRAQPFVKTGGMGTVGFCMGGRISILVATQLPAEIGAAVSFYGGGLAGEPRFAGLTMNTMDEAPKLKAPVLLFYGALDKMITHDLVDRFTGRLKELAKGHHSFVYPGADHGFFCNERPTYNAHAAADAWQKSLDFLKANL
- a CDS encoding phosphatidylglycerophosphatase A, producing the protein MPSPTAASSSRWAVWLATGLGAGYLPKMPGTYGSVEGVIVFLALETGTRSLGLGRIWLAWALVLAVVVLTLLSVWITARALPHFSSNDPQVIVIDEIAGQSVTLLALAFWPPAAAWNWTHLVAGFILFRIFDISKPLFIRSLDKLPGAWGVVADDIGAGVVGGLLLWSWGYFG
- a CDS encoding thymidine phosphorylase; translation: MRMTEIITQKRDGGELSPEEIGFFLQGIVKGEVPDFQASALLMAIYFNGLSDQEQYEWSNELLKLAVPMDLSDIPGVKISKHSTGGVGDKVSLIVGPLVAAAGISVPMIIGRGLAHTGGTLDKMESIAGFKTSLTAVEFKAALRKVNIAMMAPVEGLLPADKKLYALRNGSGSSECIPMIAGSILARKLAEGTDGLVLDVKVGSGALTKKMTDARRLAQIMVTVGKRMGRKVVALITEMDQPLGYAVGHALEVMEAIETLRGNGPDDLVQISLEIASRMVCLAHPDRSLDSAKEEIFQLLNDGKGLQKFRELIEAQGGNPQVIDSFELLPNASAEHVISSPRAGFVSRISADDIGRAVALIGRKTGVSDEALDAAVGIVLEHKVGDRINAGDRLCTIYYNDDSNLEEATATVEDAFRISTTAPDTRPLVYEVMQ
- a CDS encoding NAD-dependent epimerase/dehydratase family protein; this translates as MKRLFITGGTGYMGRPLIPELQRIGWHVRALVRSGSENKLPQGCEAIIGDALHSNSYASQVRPADTFVHLVGVSHPNPAKAAEFRSVDFTALQASVAAAVESGCNHFVYVSVAQPAPVMKAYLQVRAECEEVIRGSGLHATILRPWYVLGPSHRWPYLLLPMYWVLERLPATRESAHRLGLITLDQMIRALVGAVERPCSGIRVLGVPELRRA